The genomic DNA CGTCGGAAAGGACATATTAGAACTGCCATCACTCGACTTGAGAATTTCGTGAAGACCTATGCTTGGAGCGAGTTGGTGGATAATGCACTGTACGATATTGCACAGCTCCGGGAAAAGCAGGGCAAAGTGGAGTTGGCACTTGATGCGTATTTACGCTTGATTAAGGTCGCGCCTAAGAGTCCTTATGCGGATGTTGCCGCATGGCGAACCGGTTGGCGGCGTTTTGACGAGCGTCGTTATGAGGAGAGTTACAATGCGTTCAAGGTATTGAAAGAAAACTTCCCTGGAAATCGCTATGCGATGGGAGCGCATTTTTGGATGGCGAAGATCCGCGAACGTCAAAACAAGCCTGCACTTGCTCGCAAGTTGTATAAAGAAGTCGCAGAGGCGGATTATTGGTACTACACAGCAAGGGCGAAGGTGCTTTTGGATATTTCTATACCTGAGTTAGATCCAAAAGCCGTTCAGGATGCAGAATTGCCAGCACGGGGGGTATGCCCGCCACAGGTGTCGGTGTTGATGGAACTTCGGCTCTATGACGACGCGGCCGCACAGTTGAACGAACATATCAACACAACTTCGCTCTCCGAACGACAGTGTTTTTATGATTTGATCGCCTGTTATGAGGGACTCGCGATGTATGATAAAGCGAGAAAGGTAACGGAACAGTCCCTTGAAAACCGTGCTTTTGCAAATGCAACGCGTGCGGATTTAGAGAGACTTCAGCAGAAACTCTATCCACGCTACTATGCTGATGCGGTTAAAAAGTATGCGAAGTTATATAATGTAGACACTTTCTTAGTTGCCGCAATGATTCTGGAAGAGAGTCGATACAATGCAGAAGCGGTGAGTTGGGCAGGCGCGATTGGACTGATGCAGATTATGCCCGCTACTGGAAGGGAACTCGCGCAGCAACTCAAAATTCGTCGCTTCCGAACCTCAATGCTTAAGCAGCCCGATATTAATATTCGGATGGGGACGAAATATATAGGGGACCTCAACTCGTGGTTTGATGATAACGCGATGCTCGTAATTGGCGCATACAACGGTGGTCCCGGACGAATGAGACGCTGGGTAAAATCCAAGAATATTAAGGACATTGATGAGTTTGTCGAGAAAATTACGATTCGAGAGACCCGACTTCATATCAAGAAGGTGATTGACAGTTACGACCGCTATGTTGCGCTTTATGGGAAAACGCAGGAGCCGCCTGCAATGAATTCGGCAACAGTAGTCGGAGAAAAGCGGTTAGAAGGTTTTTAAAGAATAGTTGTTGACCTTCAATAATGGGTGTATAGGTAGTAAAGTTCATGGTCGCGGTGTGTCGTTCTACAACGGGATTACTTCTGGTGGATTATCGTGTGTGATAAGGATACGGTGGTGCCAGTTGATATCGTCTTGCGTCGGGAAGTCAGCACGGTAGTGCGCGCCGCGGCTTTCAGTTCGCATAAGTGCAGATTGCGTTATCATCAAGGCAACATCGAGCATATTAACCGTTTCGATCACCGCTATATCGGTCATTTCTGGTGTTGCTCGCGCATCTTCTAAATATGCCGTTAAATCTTCCAATTCGGCGAGGGTTTGCCTTAAACCTTCGCCGTTTCGTTCAATGCTCACATTTTCCCAAAGTGTTTCCCGAATCGCATCTTTTATCGCTTCTATAGAATGGTTATCGATGTTCAATTTTCGGTTACCAGTTAAAAAGGCTCTCGTGGCAGCCACAGAACCCTCTTGTAACTGACCAGTCTTTTCAACTGATGACTGATAACTATTTGCAAAAGTTGCTGCGTTTGTGCCAGCACGGGTACCGTAGACAAGACATTCCAGAAGAGAATTACTTGCCAAACGGTTTGCCCCGTGCACGCCAGTACATGCCACTTCACCGCATGCATAAAACCCTTTGAGGTTCGTTTCTGTATCGGTATTCGTACGGATGCCACCCATCATAAAGTGAGCACCGGGACGGACGGGAATTAGGTCAATGTTGATGTCTAAGCCATAACGTTTGGTAGTATCGGAGATGGTTGGGAATCGCTCAAGGATGAACTCAGCGGGTTTATGTGTAATGTCAAGATAGACGCATGGAAATGCAGTCAATTCCATCTCTTTTTGGTTGGCACGACTGACGACATCACGTGGTGCAAGTTCGCCTTTCTCGTGGTATTTCTCCATAAAGCGTTCACCACGAATGTTAATGAGTCGACCACCTTCACCGCGGACCGCTTCAGAGATTAAGAAGTTGGGGGCACCATCTAAGTAGAGCGTTGTTGGGTGGAACTGAACGAATTCCATATCGACCATTTCGCATCCAGCGCGCCATGCTGCGGCGAAACCATCGCCAGTTGCTACTTTTGGGTTAGAGGTACAGGGATAGACGCGTCCGAGACCACCCGTCGCGAGGATTGTGGCTTTCGCGCGAATACAAACGACTTCTTTCTCTACAATTGCAGTAACACCGTAGCATGTAACAGTCTTGCCACGCTCCTTTGCAACGTCTGCATCCGTTAATAGGTCAATGGCAAATGTGTTTTGCAGAACATGAATGCGTTCGGTATTAAGCACACGCTGAATGAGAACATCTGTTGTTTCGCGTCCGGTTGCGTCCCCTTTATGGACAATGCGGCGGCGACTGTGCGCGGCTTCTTGTGTGAAACGAGGGAGCGTGCCTTCCCAATCAAAGTTCGCACCCCAATCTAAAAGTTCAGCAACACGTGGAATGCCTTCAGATACCATCATCTCAACGGCTTCGACATTACAGAGTCCAGCACCCGCATCACAGGTATCCTTTATGTGCAAAGCAATCGTGTCATCAAGATTCATGGCAACTGCGATACCGCCTTGCGCGTAGTGTGTGTTGCTCTCTGTCAGCGTGGTCTTGGTGATTAACGTCACATTCGCGTGCTCACTCGCAGCGAGGGCAGCGCGTAATCCAGCAGCACCGCTACCGATGATGAGGACATCTGTGTCCCAATTTGGATGCCCTTCTGGATTCATCGCAGATGTTGAATTTTCCATAAGTTTCTTTGATAGACAGGGAAACCTTGCAATCAGTCGTCAGTTAAACGTGTGGTCCTCGCAGACGTTTTCAAGTCCACAAATGGGTTACTGAAGACTAATAGTTATTCTGCAAAAATGTTCCTTCAACTTTTCTATTGCACTTTTTTCAGGTAGACGCTTATGGCGTTGGTGAGTGAGGAGCGAAACTCTCACTAACTGGTACGACTTTACCAGTCCCCGTAGCAATGAGGGTACCATCACTGAGTGTCACTTCCGCTTTTGCCTCGACTAACCTTTTAGAAACCTTAATACGCTCTGCACATACATGGAGTTTCACGCCGGTTGGTGATGGCTTGCGAAAACGGACTTCAAGCTGTGCTGTTACTGCGGGCTGATCAAAAGTGCCTATTCCTACATAAGTAATTGCTTCATCTAATAGCGTGCTGAGGATGCCGCCGTGTAGAATATTTGCCCAACCTTGTAAATGTTCATGAGGCGTACATTCAATGCGTACAGATGCCCCGCCATCTATAATTTCAGGTTTCACCTGAAAGCCGAACGGATTCTTCATGCCACAAACAAAGCAGTTGTCATTGTTTTCAATCGCCATTTTCACTTCCTGATTCGGTGAGCATTGTGAGGCTCCGTGCTAATTTTTCCTGCTCCATCATTAGCCGCTCGAGCTGCGCTCTTTTTTGTGCGACAACTTTTTCGGGCGCGCGCTGAATGAAGTTTGGGTTATCTAAAGTTTTCTGTGCTGCCGCGACATCTTTAACTGCCTGTTGATGCCGTTTGCTAAGTCTTGCCTGTTCTGCTTCCAAGTCGATTACGTCAGCAAGCGGGATATAAATGGCAAGTTCCCCGATCACAGCTTCCGCTGAGGCACTCGGTTTTGGCAGCGATTCCGCGATAGTAATGTCTGCTACTTTTGTGAAAGCGGGCAAGTACCGTGCGAGATATGTTTCCAGACGTTGACGCACTTCAGCCTCTGGTGATTGGATGTGAACTTCCACAGATGCACCGATTGGAACGTTCAACTCACCCCTAATACTACGGACACTATCAATGACTTCCATTAGCGTGGTCATCGTGGTTTCCGCTGTTGGATTTTCTGCTATCGGTTCTGGCCAGGAGGAAACTGTTACAGAGCCTTCTTCTCTTGCATCACCGTGTGGGAGTTGTTGCCAGATTTCTTCGGTTAAGAAAGGCATGAGCGGGTGAAGGAGTCGCATTGTCTGCTCTAAAACATCGGCGGCTACCCAAAGTGCCTCTGGTTTATCTTGCGCGATTCGCTGTTTGGCGAATTCCAGGTACCAGTCACAGAATTCATGCCAAAGGAAGGCATAGAGTGTTTGTGCTACTTCATAGAACCGGAAATTTTCAAGGGCATCAGTTGCTGTCTTGATGGTGTGGCTGAGACGACTCCGTATCCACGTGATTTCTAATGTTTCCTCTGTAGTTTTCAGAGCATCCGTTTCTGTAGGAACAGGGTGTTTCTCTAAATTCATCAAAATGAACCGAGCGGCATTCCAAATTTTGTTGGCAAATCGCCTACCTGCTTCAATCTGAGGTTCTTGGAGCGTGACATAGGGGATTGGCGTGCTTGTGTTTATGAGTGCAAAGCGGAAGGCATCCGTTCCGTAGGTGTCAATTGTTTCCAACGGATCGATGCTATTTCCCTTCGATTTGCTCATTTTTTGTCCCTTTTCATCTGCGACAAGCCCGTGCAGATAGACAGTACGGAACGGAACTTGGTCCATACACCCTAATCCTAACATAATCATTCTCGCCACCCAAAAAAAGAGGATATCCCAGCCGCTTACAAGAACGGAGGTCGGATAAAAGGTTTGCAATTCTTCCGTTTTTTCTGGCCATCCCATTGTGGAGAAGGGCCACAACCCAGAGCTGAACCATGTGTCTAAAACGTCTTCTTCCTGATGGAAATTGGCGGCACCACACTTGCATTGCTGAGGTGCTTCCATTGCTGCGACGACTGCCTCACATGCGTTGCAGTACCATATTGGAAGTCGATGTCCCCACCACCGTTGACGTGAAATGGGCCACGGTTCAATGTTTTCCATCCAGTGGTAGAAGCGCGCTGTTTCGCGTTCTGGAATGAACTTTACTTCACCTTTTTGAGTTGCTTCGATGGCACGCTTCGCAAGTGGTCGGACATTCATGAACCATTGCAGCGATATAGTGGGTTCGACAATGGTGCCGCACCGATCATGATGTCCAACGGCGTGCCGATGCGGTACAATTTTGACGAGATCATCCGAATCCTGCAAATCTTCGACGACCTGTTTGCGACAATCCCATCGGTCTAAACCGACGTATTTCTCAGGTGCATTTTCGTTTATATATCCATCTCGTGTGAAAATCGTGAGTTGTTCGAGGTTGTGTCGTCCGCCGATTTCGTAGTCGTTAGTATCGTGCGCGGGTGTAACTTTCAAGGCACCGGTGCCGAATTCTCTGTCTACATAAGCGTCTGCGATTATCGGAATTTCTCTGTCACAGAGCGGTAGGAGAGCCATCTTTCCTATCAGATGTTGGTAGCGTTCATCGTCAGGATGCACAGCAACAGCAGTATCCCCCAACATTGTTTCTGGACGTGTTGTGGCAATTTCAAGCACGACATCACTGTCCTTAATTGGGTAATGGATGTGATAAAAGTATCCATCTATCTCAATAGGTTCGACCTCAAGGTTACTTAAGACAGTGTTGCAGTTCGGACACCAGTTTGCCATATACGTATCGCGATAGATAAGTCCTTGGTCGTAGAGCTTGACGAAGGCGGTACGGACGGCTTCAGACAAACCTTCATCGAGGGTAAAACGTTCGCGTTCCCAATCGCAAGAGCACCCGATTTGTTGAAGTTGTGAGACGATGTAGCCAGCAGATTCGGCTTTCCACTGCCACATGCGTTCGATGAATTTTTCGCGTCCAAGTGCGGTTCTGCTGGTACCCTCTTCGGTAAGTTGTCGCTCCATAATAAGTTCGGTGACGATACCGGCATGGTCGGTACCGGGCATCCAGAGCGTGTTATACCCTTGCATGCGTCTCCATCGGATGAGGCAATCCTGGAGTGTATTATCAAGCGCGTGCCCAATGTGTAGGCTGCCCGTAATATTCGGTGGCGGGATCACGATCGCGTAAGGCGGTTTTTCAGAAGTCGCCTCCGCGTGGAAGTAGCCGTTTTTCTGCCAAAATTGGTACCATTTCCCCTCAATTTCCTGAGGGGTATAGGTTTTCGGAAGATTTGTCATTTTTTTAGTTGTCAGTTATCGGTTATCGGTTAAGAGATTTTCGTTTAAGAACGGTTCCCTCTTGTAAGTGATAATCGATAACTATTCCTCATCTAATCTTTGGGTTGGAAACCCAAGTCTT from Candidatus Poribacteria bacterium includes the following:
- a CDS encoding valine--tRNA ligase gives rise to the protein MTNLPKTYTPQEIEGKWYQFWQKNGYFHAEATSEKPPYAIVIPPPNITGSLHIGHALDNTLQDCLIRWRRMQGYNTLWMPGTDHAGIVTELIMERQLTEEGTSRTALGREKFIERMWQWKAESAGYIVSQLQQIGCSCDWERERFTLDEGLSEAVRTAFVKLYDQGLIYRDTYMANWCPNCNTVLSNLEVEPIEIDGYFYHIHYPIKDSDVVLEIATTRPETMLGDTAVAVHPDDERYQHLIGKMALLPLCDREIPIIADAYVDREFGTGALKVTPAHDTNDYEIGGRHNLEQLTIFTRDGYINENAPEKYVGLDRWDCRKQVVEDLQDSDDLVKIVPHRHAVGHHDRCGTIVEPTISLQWFMNVRPLAKRAIEATQKGEVKFIPERETARFYHWMENIEPWPISRQRWWGHRLPIWYCNACEAVVAAMEAPQQCKCGAANFHQEEDVLDTWFSSGLWPFSTMGWPEKTEELQTFYPTSVLVSGWDILFFWVARMIMLGLGCMDQVPFRTVYLHGLVADEKGQKMSKSKGNSIDPLETIDTYGTDAFRFALINTSTPIPYVTLQEPQIEAGRRFANKIWNAARFILMNLEKHPVPTETDALKTTEETLEITWIRSRLSHTIKTATDALENFRFYEVAQTLYAFLWHEFCDWYLEFAKQRIAQDKPEALWVAADVLEQTMRLLHPLMPFLTEEIWQQLPHGDAREEGSVTVSSWPEPIAENPTAETTMTTLMEVIDSVRSIRGELNVPIGASVEVHIQSPEAEVRQRLETYLARYLPAFTKVADITIAESLPKPSASAEAVIGELAIYIPLADVIDLEAEQARLSKRHQQAVKDVAAAQKTLDNPNFIQRAPEKVVAQKRAQLERLMMEQEKLARSLTMLTESGSENGD
- a CDS encoding PaaI family thioesterase, with product MAIENNDNCFVCGMKNPFGFQVKPEIIDGGASVRIECTPHEHLQGWANILHGGILSTLLDEAITYVGIGTFDQPAVTAQLEVRFRKPSPTGVKLHVCAERIKVSKRLVEAKAEVTLSDGTLIATGTGKVVPVSESFAPHSPTP
- a CDS encoding transglycosylase SLT domain-containing protein: MSTVLDTIIIQKFFLGLLALVYGCLSIGISVSADEVRSAAWQEAFALVDKGNRRKAVSKLEVLLQTDLSESEKLEIHHALGYNYEKLRNRPKAVRHYARVATRSYPLADYAVYRLAKLYEDMDNSTRATKWYAQLVEDYPTSFYFLQAKWALSQLHLEKKQYEAAKSQLVDLVDHPRYAREVNFGLARCNEEFGDISAAFEAYRELITEKHSDGVAEEALGRLKQLVRTNKTLKLTPTDRLNCGLVFFSHKQWRATVAELELIPKTVDLNLRAHVIYLIGRSYQGRKWYNTAIKKFQSVIALSDNNEYITRATYQIAQCYRRKGHIRTAITRLENFVKTYAWSELVDNALYDIAQLREKQGKVELALDAYLRLIKVAPKSPYADVAAWRTGWRRFDERRYEESYNAFKVLKENFPGNRYAMGAHFWMAKIRERQNKPALARKLYKEVAEADYWYYTARAKVLLDISIPELDPKAVQDAELPARGVCPPQVSVLMELRLYDDAAAQLNEHINTTSLSERQCFYDLIACYEGLAMYDKARKVTEQSLENRAFANATRADLERLQQKLYPRYYADAVKKYAKLYNVDTFLVAAMILEESRYNAEAVSWAGAIGLMQIMPATGRELAQQLKIRRFRTSMLKQPDINIRMGTKYIGDLNSWFDDNAMLVIGAYNGGPGRMRRWVKSKNIKDIDEFVEKITIRETRLHIKKVIDSYDRYVALYGKTQEPPAMNSATVVGEKRLEGF
- the nadB gene encoding L-aspartate oxidase, coding for MENSTSAMNPEGHPNWDTDVLIIGSGAAGLRAALAASEHANVTLITKTTLTESNTHYAQGGIAVAMNLDDTIALHIKDTCDAGAGLCNVEAVEMMVSEGIPRVAELLDWGANFDWEGTLPRFTQEAAHSRRRIVHKGDATGRETTDVLIQRVLNTERIHVLQNTFAIDLLTDADVAKERGKTVTCYGVTAIVEKEVVCIRAKATILATGGLGRVYPCTSNPKVATGDGFAAAWRAGCEMVDMEFVQFHPTTLYLDGAPNFLISEAVRGEGGRLINIRGERFMEKYHEKGELAPRDVVSRANQKEMELTAFPCVYLDITHKPAEFILERFPTISDTTKRYGLDINIDLIPVRPGAHFMMGGIRTNTDTETNLKGFYACGEVACTGVHGANRLASNSLLECLVYGTRAGTNAATFANSYQSSVEKTGQLQEGSVAATRAFLTGNRKLNIDNHSIEAIKDAIRETLWENVSIERNGEGLRQTLAELEDLTAYLEDARATPEMTDIAVIETVNMLDVALMITQSALMRTESRGAHYRADFPTQDDINWHHRILITHDNPPEVIPL